In Hemiscyllium ocellatum isolate sHemOce1 chromosome 16, sHemOce1.pat.X.cur, whole genome shotgun sequence, one genomic interval encodes:
- the znhit2 gene encoding zinc finger HIT domain-containing protein 2, whose translation MSLAGPERQAEACGLCSGSGAAAAARYTCPRCNVPFCSLPCYRGSRHRACAESFYREAVLGELRDESRRAGGAEARAGLRESLRRLRHSEAWEPGGLEPGDPHPGGTAARLWDSLSEEERRNFERLLESGQAAAWIKEWRPWWERRAPGPVQQLQPSGLEEDRRCERINKAQPLVDVAGTGSENDSELGRFTEEQVTDRLWEHDDSIPVICSNIVPLLSLCSKPSPLIQYSVVNVLYAYAFSMKLVNGDVSGEMRDEFIEAALTVSEALQGNRVFMSTAEAVQAGVGAMRSTPYFSNPFEPVNTIKDTAVLLTGGSKASNGHYTLAAISHLHRTLGRAKRSQQKKDPGYYRAWKKCAFLLSWVNEHQDRLVFLSMEVQSEYKNTFDSLVQVEEDKSNLEKAWGGKRPPEKKVLIEELTP comes from the exons ATGTCGCTGGCGGGTCCGGAACGCCAGGCCGAGGCTTGTGGCCTGTGCTCGGGGAGCGGGGCTGCCGCCGCCGCCCGCTACACCTGCCCCCGCTGCAATGTACCATTCTGCTCGCTGCCCTGTTACCGCGGCTCCAGGCACCGGGCGTGCGCCGAGTCTTTCTACCGGGAGGCGGTGCTGGGCGAGCTGCGGGACGAGAGCCGGCGGGCGGGAGGCGCCGAGGCTCGGGCGGGCCTGCGGGAGAGCCTGAGGCGGCTGCGGCACTCCGAGGCCTGGGAGCCCGGGGGGCTGGAGCCCGGCGACCCGCACCCTGGCGGTACGGCCGCTCGGCTCTGGGACTCCCTGAGCGAGGAGGAGCGCCGCAACTTCGAGCGGCTCCTGGAGAGCGGGCAGGCCGCGGCCTGGATCAAGGAGTGGAGGCCGTGGTGGGAGCGGCGAGCCCCAGGCCCCGTCCAGCAACTGCAGCCCTCG GGTCTGGAGGAAGATCGAAGATGTGAGAGGATAAATAAAGCACAGCCTCTGGTTGATGTTGCAGGAACTGGGAGTGAGAATGATTCAGAACTGGGTAGGTTCACAGAggagcaagtgacagacagactCTGGGAACATGATGATTCTATTCCTGTAATCTGCAGTAACATTGTTCCTTTGCTGAGTTTGTGTTCAAAGCCTTCTCCCCTGATCCAGTACAGTGTCGTGAACGTTCTCTATGCATACGCATTTTCCATGAAGCTGGTGAATGGGGACGTATCGGGGGAAATGAGGGACGAGTTTATCGAAGCTGCATTAACAGTCTCCGAGGCCCTGCAGGGCAATCGTGTTTTCATGTCCACTGCAGAGGCTGTGCAGGCTGGAGTTGGAGCCATGCGAAGCACCCCATATTTTTCTAATCCCTTTGAGCCAGTGAACACAATCAAGGACACGGCTGTCCTCTTAACTGGAGGAAGCAAGGCATCAAACGGTCATTATACTTTGGCTGCAATCTCCCACCTTCACCGGACACTGGGAAGAGCAAAGCGATCTCAACAGAAGAAGGATCCTGGTTATTACCGGGCTTGGAAGAAGTGTGCCTTCCTTCTGTCCTGGGTGAATGAACATCAGGATAGACTCGTGTTTCTCTCCATGGAGGTGCAGAGTGAGTACAAGAACACCTTTGATTCCTTGGTCCAAGTGGAGGAAGACAAATCGAATTTGGAAAAAGCCTGGGGAGGAAAGCGACCCCCAGAGAAGAAAGTGTTAATTGAAGAACTAACTCCCTGA